A section of the Sphingomonas ginsenosidivorax genome encodes:
- the ppa gene encoding inorganic diphosphatase yields the protein MRIDLIPTGKNPPEDLNVIIEVPTGGEPVKYEFDKASGALFVDRILHTPMRYPANYGFVPHTLSPDGDPLDALVIARSPFIPGCVVRARPIAVLNLEDEAGGDEKLVCVPVDAVFPYYANIGERGDMPEIVFEQIEHFFTHYKDLEKKKWVRVGKWGDADEAKRVTIEAIERYEAEKAKGKEPMNADDAAGR from the coding sequence ATGCGTATCGACCTGATCCCGACGGGCAAGAATCCGCCCGAAGACCTGAACGTCATCATCGAGGTTCCGACCGGCGGCGAACCGGTGAAGTACGAGTTCGACAAGGCGAGCGGCGCGCTGTTCGTCGACCGCATCCTGCACACGCCGATGCGCTACCCCGCCAATTACGGCTTCGTACCGCACACGCTGAGCCCCGATGGCGATCCGCTCGACGCACTGGTGATCGCGCGCTCGCCGTTCATCCCGGGCTGCGTCGTGCGCGCACGCCCGATCGCGGTGCTCAACCTCGAGGACGAGGCCGGCGGCGACGAGAAGCTGGTCTGCGTGCCGGTCGACGCGGTGTTCCCCTACTACGCCAACATCGGCGAGCGCGGCGACATGCCCGAGATCGTGTTCGAGCAGATCGAGCATTTCTTCACCCACTATAAGGACCTCGAGAAGAAGAAGTGGGTCCGCGTCGGCAAGTGGGGCGACGCCGACGAGGCCAAGCGCGTCACGATCGAGGCGATCGAGCGCTACGAGGCCGAGAAGGCCAAGGGCAAGGAACCGATGAACGCGGACGACGCAGCCGGGCGCTGA
- a CDS encoding GNAT family N-acetyltransferase — MIRSATPADVPTILRFVRELAAFEREPDAVEATEPMLADALFGAQPAAEAVIAETAEGAVGFALFFHNFSTWKGRRGLYLEDLYVTPEARGQGVGAALLRHLAGLALDRGCARFEWSVLDWNEGAIRFYRALGAVGQEAWTVQRVDGDALVRLAGR; from the coding sequence ATGATCCGATCCGCCACCCCCGCCGACGTTCCGACGATCCTGCGCTTCGTGCGCGAGCTCGCCGCGTTCGAGCGCGAACCCGATGCGGTCGAGGCGACCGAGCCGATGCTGGCCGATGCGCTGTTCGGCGCGCAGCCCGCGGCCGAGGCGGTGATCGCCGAGACCGCGGAAGGGGCGGTCGGCTTCGCGCTGTTCTTCCACAATTTCTCGACGTGGAAGGGGCGGCGCGGGCTGTATCTTGAGGATCTCTACGTCACGCCGGAGGCACGGGGGCAGGGCGTCGGCGCGGCGTTGCTGCGGCATCTGGCCGGCCTCGCGCTGGATCGCGGCTGTGCGCGGTTCGAATGGTCGGTGCTCGACTGGAACGAAGGCGCGATCCGCTTCTACCGCGCGCTCGGCGCGGTGGGGCAGGAGGCGTGGACGGTTCAGCGCGTCGATGGCGACGCGTTGGTGCGGCTAGCGGGACGGTAA
- a CDS encoding M61 family metallopeptidase, whose protein sequence is MIRTLLTATLLASAAPVLAQVPAGNTAPQPVPFVDTIPAAVDTPYPGTLLLDVDATDTERGIFRVKQTIPVAKAGPMALLYPKWLPGAHSPRGEIEKLAGLVIRANGKIVPWTRDTVDVFAFHVDVPAGAKTLVAEFQFISATKPDQGRVVMTPTMISLEPNLVSLYPAGYFTRQIPIKMTVTYPAGWTAAGAVPAKVAGSVYSYDTTNYEILVDSPTLAGRYGKVWPLSPKVDLNVFADSMDQLAAKPEQIDAHKRLVDQAVKTFGAQHYDHYEFLLSITDQLGGIGLEHHRSSENGVRPGYFTEWETGAAARNLLPHEFTHSWDGKFRRGADLWTPDFRTPMRDSLLWVYEGQTQFWGYVLQARSGLVSKQDTLDGYASILGIYDTAKGRQWRNLLDTTNDPVISARKPKGWTSWQRSEDYYNEGLMVWMEVDAMLRQKSSGTKSIDDFAKAFFGVRDGDYGELTYTFQDVAATLNGIVPYDWATFLNTRLTETGQPAPINGFAMNGYKLVYTPEITNYMKQAEKTRGTDVSYSIGLVINKEGVVTSSIWDSPAFKAGIDVGTEIEAINSEAYSPDRIKAAILAAKTAKEPIRLTVKNNDRFRDILLDYHDGPRYPRLQKVGTGDGGLDKLLMPR, encoded by the coding sequence TTGATCCGAACGCTCCTCACCGCGACGCTGCTCGCGTCTGCCGCTCCCGTCCTCGCCCAGGTGCCCGCCGGCAACACCGCGCCGCAGCCGGTGCCGTTCGTCGACACGATCCCTGCCGCGGTCGACACGCCCTATCCGGGCACGCTGCTGCTCGACGTCGATGCGACCGATACCGAGCGCGGCATCTTCCGGGTCAAGCAGACGATCCCGGTCGCGAAGGCAGGGCCGATGGCCTTGCTCTATCCGAAGTGGTTGCCCGGCGCGCATTCCCCACGCGGCGAGATCGAGAAGCTGGCGGGCCTGGTGATCCGCGCGAACGGCAAGATCGTCCCCTGGACGCGCGATACGGTCGACGTCTTCGCCTTCCATGTCGACGTGCCGGCGGGTGCGAAGACGCTCGTCGCCGAGTTCCAGTTCATCTCCGCGACCAAGCCCGACCAGGGCCGCGTCGTGATGACGCCGACGATGATCAGCCTCGAGCCGAACCTCGTCAGCCTGTACCCCGCGGGCTATTTCACGCGGCAGATCCCGATCAAGATGACCGTCACCTATCCGGCCGGCTGGACCGCGGCGGGCGCGGTGCCGGCGAAGGTCGCAGGGTCGGTCTACAGCTACGACACCACCAACTACGAGATCCTGGTCGATTCGCCGACGCTGGCGGGCAGGTACGGCAAGGTCTGGCCCTTGAGCCCCAAGGTCGACCTCAACGTCTTTGCCGACAGCATGGACCAGCTCGCCGCCAAGCCCGAGCAGATCGACGCGCACAAGCGCCTCGTCGACCAGGCCGTCAAGACGTTCGGCGCGCAGCATTACGACCATTACGAGTTCCTGCTGTCGATCACCGACCAGCTCGGCGGGATCGGGCTGGAGCATCATCGCAGTTCCGAGAACGGCGTGCGCCCGGGCTATTTCACCGAATGGGAGACCGGCGCCGCGGCCCGCAACCTGCTGCCGCACGAGTTCACGCACAGCTGGGACGGCAAGTTCCGCCGCGGCGCCGACCTATGGACCCCCGATTTCCGCACGCCGATGCGCGATTCGCTGTTGTGGGTCTATGAGGGCCAGACGCAGTTCTGGGGCTATGTGCTGCAGGCGCGCTCGGGCCTGGTCAGCAAGCAGGACACACTCGACGGCTATGCGTCGATCCTCGGCATCTACGACACCGCCAAGGGGCGCCAGTGGCGCAACCTGCTCGACACCACCAACGATCCGGTGATCTCGGCGCGCAAGCCCAAGGGCTGGACCAGCTGGCAGCGCAGCGAGGATTACTACAACGAAGGGCTGATGGTCTGGATGGAGGTCGATGCGATGCTCCGCCAGAAGTCGAGCGGGACCAAGTCGATCGACGACTTCGCCAAGGCGTTCTTCGGCGTGCGCGACGGCGACTATGGCGAGCTGACCTATACGTTTCAGGACGTCGCCGCGACGCTCAACGGGATCGTGCCCTATGACTGGGCGACGTTCCTCAACACCCGGCTGACCGAGACCGGCCAGCCCGCGCCGATCAACGGCTTCGCGATGAACGGCTACAAGCTGGTCTATACGCCCGAGATCACCAACTACATGAAGCAGGCCGAGAAGACGCGCGGCACCGATGTCAGCTATTCGATCGGTCTCGTGATCAACAAGGAGGGCGTGGTCACCTCGTCGATCTGGGACAGCCCGGCGTTCAAGGCGGGGATCGACGTCGGTACCGAGATCGAGGCGATCAACAGCGAGGCCTATTCGCCGGATCGCATCAAGGCGGCGATCCTGGCGGCCAAGACTGCCAAGGAGCCGATCCGGCTTACTGTAAAAAACAACGACCGGTTCCGGGACATACTGCTCGATTACCATGACGGCCCGCGCTATCCGCGCCTGCAGAAGGTCGGTACAGGTGACGGTGGGCTCGACAAGCTGCTGATGCCGCGCTGA
- a CDS encoding TIGR02466 family protein, with product MTTASRSFDGIRVRAEQVGLFETPILHGRLADAAALTAALSDSIRARHASVPSLSRSNIGGWHSATDMLDWGGPAAAALADTAVKMARRCSHFEGRDPASLEWTVKMWANVSPPGALNMSHAHPGVLWAAVYHVDMGEPGSEGGELFFEDPRFPIPFMRMPGFRLRGIDGQPQPVEHRMTTAAGDLVLFPAWLRHGVRPHGGTGNRISVAMNIDVKG from the coding sequence GTGACGACGGCGTCTCGATCGTTCGACGGCATCCGCGTCCGCGCGGAACAGGTCGGACTGTTCGAGACGCCGATCCTGCACGGACGGCTGGCCGATGCCGCCGCGCTGACCGCGGCGCTGAGTGACAGCATTCGCGCGCGGCATGCCAGCGTGCCGAGCCTGTCGCGCTCGAACATCGGCGGGTGGCATTCGGCGACCGACATGCTCGACTGGGGCGGCCCCGCCGCCGCCGCGCTCGCCGACACCGCGGTCAAGATGGCCAGGCGCTGTTCACATTTCGAGGGGCGAGACCCCGCGTCGCTCGAATGGACCGTGAAGATGTGGGCGAACGTCTCGCCCCCCGGCGCGCTCAACATGAGCCATGCGCATCCGGGCGTCTTGTGGGCCGCGGTCTATCATGTCGACATGGGCGAGCCGGGATCCGAGGGCGGCGAACTGTTCTTCGAGGACCCGCGCTTTCCCATCCCGTTCATGCGGATGCCGGGGTTCCGGCTCCGCGGGATCGACGGGCAGCCGCAGCCGGTCGAGCACCGGATGACGACCGCGGCGGGCGATCTGGTGCTGTTTCCGGCGTGGCTGCGCCACGGGGTGCGGCCGCATGGCGGGACGGGGAACCGGATCTCGGTCGCGATGAATATCGACGTGAAGGGGTGA
- a CDS encoding DUF1345 domain-containing protein — protein sequence MAGLYQSLGQRIAPPRFVLFVLVMLAGLGIAIPSIGVGRGTMVAFDVAALVFLIAVSTLLRSEADGMRKAAAANDANRALLLALSVTVSIVVLVAVAKEVQGKNDTLSTVLVIATLALAWLFSNTVYALHYAHFYYLGDGKGEDRGGIEIPKCDEPDYWDFLYFSFTLGMTFQTSDVQITSAYVRRVVTGQSLAAFVFNLGVIAFTINVLGGG from the coding sequence ATGGCAGGCCTGTATCAATCCCTCGGCCAGCGCATCGCGCCGCCGCGCTTCGTGCTGTTCGTGCTGGTGATGCTCGCCGGGCTGGGCATCGCGATTCCTTCCATTGGGGTCGGTCGCGGGACGATGGTCGCGTTCGACGTCGCGGCGCTGGTGTTCCTGATCGCGGTGTCGACGTTGCTGCGCAGCGAGGCGGACGGGATGCGCAAGGCGGCGGCGGCGAACGACGCCAACCGCGCGCTGCTGCTGGCGCTGAGCGTGACCGTCAGCATCGTCGTGCTGGTCGCGGTGGCGAAGGAGGTGCAGGGCAAGAACGACACGCTGTCCACCGTGCTGGTGATCGCGACGCTGGCGCTGGCGTGGCTGTTCTCGAACACCGTGTACGCGCTGCATTACGCGCATTTCTATTATCTGGGCGACGGGAAGGGTGAGGATCGCGGCGGGATCGAGATCCCCAAGTGCGACGAGCCCGATTATTGGGACTTCCTGTATTTCAGCTTCACGCTGGGGATGACGTTCCAGACCTCCGACGTGCAGATCACATCCGCCTATGTGCGCCGCGTGGTGACGGGGCAGAGCCTGGCGGCGTTCGTGTTCAACCTGGGCGTGATCGCGTTCACGATCAACGTGCTGGGGGGTGGGTGA